The region AGATGTAAAAAAACCTGGTGATTCGTTTTTCATATTCACTTTCTTTTCATCCAAAAACTATTGTTCCCACTCTAGAGCGCCTCGTTTCCATACGTAGATAAAACCAATCAGGAGCACGCCCAAAAAGATCATCATTTTCACAAACATTACCAAGCCCAAACCTGCCTCAACAAAACGCAAAAACACTTTGGCCCAGGGATATAAAAACACCACTTCGATATCAAAAATAATAAACTGCACGGCAATAAGAAAAAAATGAATGGGAATTCTACGGTGCGATTCAACTACTGGATCAAGACCACACTCGTATGGCGTGTGGTAGGCTTCGCCTTTGCGAGATTTTTTTCCAATAAACGAAGAAACAAGCACCACAACACTGCCCAAGGCGATGGAGGCAACAAACAAAATAAGTAAAGCTGCGGCTGATTCTGACATAAAAAACCTCTTTGTTTTTCCACGTTCCGGAAAAAGTGCACCTCACCTAACAATCTTTAAAAAGAATGACAATAGTATTATCGATAAGGTTTGAGGCA is a window of Deltaproteobacteria bacterium CG11_big_fil_rev_8_21_14_0_20_42_23 DNA encoding:
- a CDS encoding NADH-quinone oxidoreductase subunit A, with the translated sequence MSESAAALLILFVASIALGSVVVLVSSFIGKKSRKGEAYHTPYECGLDPVVESHRRIPIHFFLIAVQFIIFDIEVVFLYPWAKVFLRFVEAGLGLVMFVKMMIFLGVLLIGFIYVWKRGALEWEQ